Below is a window of Mucilaginibacter ginkgonis DNA.
GCATACAGTTAAGTACCAAACGTTCTGCCTTTAATATGCTGTGAACACTGCCCTCAATGGTGAAGGCTATGTCACCAGGGTTTATTTCCACGCCATCGTTTAAAAATATTTCGAGTTGCAAACTTTCGTCGACTATACGGCAGATCTCTTGCGCCAACTCAACACCTGCTAAAATGCCTTCGTCTTTGATCAGTAATTTAGCCTTACCTCGAGTGCCTTTCGGAATGGTTGAAAGTGAAGTGTGATCGCCATCACCAACATCTTCTGTCAGGGCGTTTTTAATAAAATCGTCTATAATTGTTTTATCCACGGTAGTAGGTTATACGCCAAAAGTAAAAACATTGTTTGAATTTGGTCCATGGTCGTCAGTTGTTGATTTTTATTCATTTGGCATTCGCTCATTTTATCATTCACTCATTCTATCATTAGATTATATTTGCCCTGTGGAACAACGAAAAAAAGTAGCCTTATTGATACTCGACGGCTGGGGATACGGCCGCGAAGACAAGTCTAATGCGATATTTAACGCCAAAACGCCATTTTTTGACCACTTACTTGCAACTTACCCGCACTCTAAGTTAGAAGCATCGGGTATGGCGGTAGGTTTGCCGGATGGTCAGATGGGCAACTCTGAAGTTGGCCACATGAACCTTGGCGCGGGTCGAGTAGTGTACCAGGAACTTGGCCGTATCCATAAAGCGGTCGACGATCTTGAACTACCAAAAAACAAGATAATTGCAGACGCTTTTACCTACGCTAAGCAAAATAATAAGGATGTACACTTTATAGGCTTGGTATCCGATGGTGGGGTGCACGCCCATACAAAACACTTACGCGGTTTGTGTGATGCTGCAGGTGAATTTGGACTTCAGAAAGTGTATATACACGCTTTTTTAGATGGCCGTGACACTGATCCAAATTCAGGTGTCGGATATATCAGTGATTTAGAGAACTACATTGCCAACAAGCCTGTGCAGATCGCATCTGCTATTGGGCGATATTATGCGATGGACCGCGATAATCGCTGGGAACGTGTAAAGTTGGCTTACGACCTTATGGTTAATGCTGAAGGTAAAAACACCGCAGATGTAGTTGGCGCTATCAAAGAATCGTACGCCGAAGGCGTTACAGATGAGTTTGTGAAACCAATTGTTAAAGTTGATGCAAACGGCAAGCCTATCGCCGTAATCAAAGACGGCGATGTGGTAATTTGCTTTAACTTCCGTACAGATCGTGGTCGCGAGATCACTGTCGCGTTAACACAAAAAGCTTTTCATGAGCAAAACATGGTGCCGTTAAAGTTGCGCTATGTAACCATGACCACTTACGACGAAACTTTTAAAGATGTCGACGTTGTATTTACAAAAGATGATCTGGTTAAAACCTTAGGCGAAGTTCTGCAGGATGCTGGTAAGAACCAGATCCGCATCGCCGAGACCGAGAAATATCCGCATGTGACTTTCTTCTTTTCCGGGGGGCGTGAGAAAGAATTCGCTAATGAAAAACGTTTGTTAGTGCCATCACCAAAAGTGGCAACTTACGACCTGCAGCCCGAAATGAGCGCCGTAGCTATCCGCGATGCAATATTGCCAGAGCTTGAGGCTGAATGGCCTGATTTTGTCTGCCTTAATTTTGCTAATACAGATATGGTTGGTCATACCGGCGTATTTAGTGCTGTAGTAACCGCAGCCGAAACGGTAGACGCGACAACGAAAGCAGTGGTAGAAATCGGATTGCAGCATGGCTACTCGTTTATCATCATTGCCGATCACGGCAACGCCGATTACATGATTAACGATGACGGCTCGCCTAACACTGCGCATACAACCAACCTGGTGCCATGCATTGTAATAGATAATGATGTAAAAGAAGTTAAAGACGGTAAACTGGGCGACATTGCACCAACTGTTTTGACTATACTTGGCGTAGCTATTCCGCCCGAAATGACCGGTAATGTATTGGTGTAAAAAGGCATTGATTGTAACGTTGGGTTTGCTTTGCATTTATGGCTGCAAACCCGATGTTAAGGAGTTTAAAGGTCAATATAAGTATTTCGACCTTAAAGGCTTTATGCGCACAGATTCTGCCCGACTGGTGGCTTCAAATCCTTTAGTAGATAAATCTGTAAGCCATAACGGTGCTGTAGAAACACGTCAGCTTAAAATTGCTAACTGGGGTAACGAGCTAAGTATGTTTACCAATTCTGACATAAACCGCCCGGCCTGGCGCAACAGTTATCAAACTAAAACACTAGGCGATTCTACTATTTACCTCTCCAATGAGCCGGATCTCAAAACCAAAAGACTAATCATCGTTAAACATGGTGATAAAGTTGCGTCTATTCACATCGTAAATCATACAGAAAATCTGCTTTTCGAAGCCAACGAAGATCTAACTTATGTTCCCGATTCGCTATATATCATCAGCAAGAAACAACAAGTGCTGATATTGGGTAGCAATAACTATCTGGTTAAGGGAAGGATAATTAAGTGACTTCGGCTCGCTGTTTAGAAAACATATAGCTTAGTCCTACCTGCGTCCTATTGCAAGAGCCAACTTTTCTTTAGAGATATCTATTTGAGAAGATATATCAGATCGCGACGGGTTATCGTTTAGCACCCGTTCCAGATCTGCGATTGATGCTCTAAGTGCTTTTACGGCTATTGTACGGTCAAAACACCGGTTCGCCGGGTCTAGTTTAAATAAGCCATATTCGCGGTACGCTATACCCCTGTTCTGATAGGTTTTAGATTCGGGCTCTATACCGATAGCTTTAGTGTAATCAAGGATAGCGCCAAGCAAATATTTCTCGCGTTCAGTGAAAGAATACCCAGCATCTTTCCCTATAAACCCCTTTGCCCGGGCACGATAGTAATAAGACGTCGCATCTGCAGGTTTCATATTAATTACCCTGCTGTAAGCCTGTATAGATTTTTTATAATTATCGCTGTGATAATAAGAATAACCTAACATCCAAAGCGCATCTGTATTGGTTGTATCCAGCACGCAAGCTTTTTCTAATCGTGTAATCGCAACTTTAAAATCACCCTCAAGAAACGCTTGCTGACCCAATTTTACATAGGCATTTTGTGCTAACGAAACGTTTGCTGAAGTAATTGCAATTAAGAAAAGTAAAAATGGAAACCTCATTTACCAGGTCTTGCTAACAAAGATTGACAGACATTAAACTGCTAAACCTAAAGATTATTATCGCTCTTTTTGTTTTTCTTTATAATCCATCACCGCAGAAGTATATGCTGACGATTTAACAGTCCGCTACGTCAGGTTGCACGGTTTAAACAAAAGTAACTGTTTTTCAGCACATAAAACAAAATCTACCTTTGTCTTTAGCAGATCTTAAAGATGCCTTTCATCTTGGCATAGGTCTTGAACCCTATACAGTTGCAGCGACAGGTATCAACTTTTATCGCTTGCATCGCAGTTTTCAAATGAATAACTGCCAATATGACGTTATAATATAGAAAGGGTATTTGATGAGTTATGATCCGTTTGATTTTAAAAACGCTTTACCGGTAATAAATGAGGATTCTGAGTTCTTTCCGCTGATGTCTACAGAAGACGAGGAGGAAATGAACAATGAAGAGATGCCCGAAGTGTTAGCTATTCTTCCGCTAAGAAATACAGTATTGTTCCCTGGTGTGGTTATTCCCATTACCGTAGGGCGTGATAAATCTATTAAATTGGTTAAAGAAGCTAACCGTGGTTCTCGAATAATCGGTGTGGTTTCTCAACAAGATGTTGGTATAGAAGACCCGACATTCTCTCAATTGAACCGTGTGGGCACCACAGCGCTTATTGTTAAAATGCTGCAAATGCCCGATGGAAACACCACCGTTATCCTGCAGGGCAAAAAGCGTTTTACGCTTCAGGAAGAAATACAGTCAGAGCCTTACATAAAGGCTTCGATAATTCCGTTCGAAGAGGTTAGGCCACGAGAGGATAAAGAGTTTAAAGCGATGGTGTCGTCGGTTAAAGACATGGCGATGAATATTATCCAGCTATCTCCTAACATTCCGACTGAGGCTGGCATCGCGATAAAAAACATCGAAAGCACTTCATTCCTCATAAATTTTATATCGTCAAACATGAACGCCGATATGGAAGTGAAACAACGTATGCTGGAAACGGTAAACCTTCGTGACCGCGCCCGATTGGTATTGGAACATTTGACCACTGAGATACAGATGCTGGAGTTGAAAAACCAGATACAATCAAAAGTGCGTGTCGATCTGGACAAGCAGCAGCGCGATTATTTTTTGAACCAGCAGCTAAAAACCATACAGGAAGAACTGGGTGGCAACACGCCTGATCTGGAATTGGACAATTTACGCGAGCGGTCTAAGAAGAAGAAATGGGCTAAAGAAGTTGCCGATCATTTTAGTAAAGAATTGGATAAGCTGGCGCGAATCAATCCGGCCGCAGCCGATTATTCTGTGCAGATCAACTACCTTGAGTTGCTCTTAGACCTTCCTTGGAACGAATACACAAAAGATAATTTTGATCTTAAGCGCGCACAGAAGGTTTTAGACAAAGACCATTTTGGCCTGGATAAAGTTAAACAGCGTATCATAGAGTACCTGGCGGTGCTTAAGCTAAAGCACAACATGAAAGCGCCTATCCTTTGTCTGGTAGGCCCCCCCGGCGTTGGTAAAACTTCGTTAGGAAAATCTATTGCAAAAGCATTGGGTAGGCGTTATGTTCGTATGTCGCTAGGTGGTTTGCGTGATGAAGCAGAAATCCGCGGTCACCGTAAAACATATATTGGCGCTATGCCGGGCAGGGTTATACAATCGGTTAAAAAGGCGGGTGCTGCCAATCCGGTATTTATTTTGGATGAAATTGATAAAGTTGGCGCCGATTTTCGAGGCGATCCGTCTTCCGCACTTTTAGAAGTTTTAGATCCGGAGCAAAACAGCACTTTCTACGATAATTATGTTGAGATGGACTTTGATCTATCTAACGTAATGTTCATCGCCACAGCCAATTCGCTTAGCACTATACAGCCTGCGTTGCTTGACCGTATGGAGATCATAGAAGTGAATGGCTATACCATTGAAGAGAAGATAGAAATAGCTAAACAGCACTTGCTGCCAAAACAGCGCGAAGCGCATGGTGTAACTTCGAAACAGATTTCAATTAAGAATGATGTGATGGAGAAGTTGATCGAAGATTATACCCGCGAGTCGGGCGTGCGTGCTTTAGACAAAAAAGTGGGATCGGTGGTACGCGGGGTTGCCAAAAGCATTGCGCTTGAAGAAGCATACAATACCGCTGTCAGTAAAAAAGACCTGGAGACAATTTTGGGTGCCCCTATTTACGATAAGGATATTTATGAGAATAACAACGTAGCGGGGGTTGTTACGGGTCTGGCCTGGACACAAGTGGGTGGCGATATTCTTTTCATTGAAGCAAGTTTAAGCCCCGGCAAAGGACGGTTAACGCTTACCGGAAGTTTAGGTGATGTTATGAAAGAATCGGCAACTATTGCGCTTGCCTATTTGCGGGCACACGCTGCATATTTCGACATCAACCAAAAGCTGTTTGAGCAGTGGGATGTGCACATACACGTGCCGGCCGGTGCAACGCCGAAAGACGGTCCGTCTGCAGGCGTTACTATGCTTACCGCATTGACTTCGGCGTTTACACAGCGTAAGGTAAAACCAAACCTAGCCATGACTGGCGAGATCACGCTCCGCGGCCGTGTACTTCCGGTTGGTGGCATCAAAGAAAAGATCCTTGCTGCCAAACGTGCCGACATTAAGGACATCATTTTGTGTAAGTCGAATAAAAAAGACATTCTCGAGATCAAAGAACATTATATAAAGGACTTGCAGTTCCATTACGTTACTGAAATGCGTGAAGTGATAGATCTGGCCTTACTACAAGAAAAAGTAAGTGACGCGTTAGAACTTACCATTAAAGAAGACACGAAGCCGGTGCTGAATTAGTTGAAACACCGTAAATTGAAAGCCCTGAAATAGCAGGGCTTTTTTTATTTTAGCCCGATTAAAATACCCCACTCATAAATGACCAAATTTTTAACTGCCCTGCTTCTGCTGCTTACTTCTTATACTTTAACGCAAGCACAAACGCATTCGCACGAGATGGGTTTCCAATCTGACAATGACGGATACCTTGCGCAAGGGTCTGACCGTTATTACACTAACGGCATTTTTGTCAACTACAGGCATGCACTTACTGTCAATGCAAAATCTAAACTTGCCAATAAGGTACTTGGTTTAGAGATAGGCCAAAAAATGTACAATCCACAATCGGGCAGCGTACCATCCGCGTTATATATAGACCGCCCTTTTGCAGGCTATTTGTATGCGGGCGCGACGTTGAATTTTTTATACAAAAATGAAAGCAATCTAAAGCTTGGTTTACAGGCTGGTGTTATTGGCCCGGCCTCATATACAAAGCAAATTCAAGAATTCATACACAGAACGTTTGGCTTTTACCCGCCAACCGGCTGGGAATATCAGATCAGAAACAATGCTGTTGTCAATCTATCTGCAGAATATAATAAACTGCTATATCGCTCAGGTGCTTTTGATGTAAGCTTAAGCGCATATGGCAATGCGGGTACCGGTTTTGATGGTGCAGGCGTTGGTCCTATGTTAAGATTAGGAACATTCAACAAGCTTTTTAATTCGGCAGCAACACAAAGCTCATCCATAAAAAACGGAAGTGCTTACGCATCAACTGCAAAGCACGAATTGTTTTTTTATTACAAACCTCAATACAATTACGTGGGTTATGATGCCACCGTACAAGGCAACATCTTTGGCAACAGTGATGATACTGGTAACACCCCGCAAATAACCGGGGCACTTAACCACTTGATGTTCAGCAATCAGCTAGGCGGCGATTACACTTACGATCGTCTTACAATAGATTTTTCGGTAATCTTTCATACTAAAGATGTTAAGACTATGGTTGATGCCCACCAGTGGGGATCTATAGCCTTACTGTATCACTTTAATTAAAAATCGAAGTTCTTTCTCCGGCTGTTCTTTTTGACTGACTGTAGCTGTTTCTGTTCAGTACGTTTAGCCTTAGCCGCCTTACTAATTTTAGTTGGCTTTCTTGGTTTAGGTTTTTCGAAGGCTTTGATTATAATTTGATAAAGCTTTTCAAGGGCCTTTTCACGATTAAGGTACTGGCTCCTTTCTTCATCG
It encodes the following:
- a CDS encoding tetratricopeptide repeat protein, with product MRFPFLLFLIAITSANVSLAQNAYVKLGQQAFLEGDFKVAITRLEKACVLDTTNTDALWMLGYSYYHSDNYKKSIQAYSRVINMKPADATSYYYRARAKGFIGKDAGYSFTEREKYLLGAILDYTKAIGIEPESKTYQNRGIAYREYGLFKLDPANRCFDRTIAVKALRASIADLERVLNDNPSRSDISSQIDISKEKLALAIGRR
- a CDS encoding lipid A deacylase LpxR family protein; translated protein: MTKFLTALLLLLTSYTLTQAQTHSHEMGFQSDNDGYLAQGSDRYYTNGIFVNYRHALTVNAKSKLANKVLGLEIGQKMYNPQSGSVPSALYIDRPFAGYLYAGATLNFLYKNESNLKLGLQAGVIGPASYTKQIQEFIHRTFGFYPPTGWEYQIRNNAVVNLSAEYNKLLYRSGAFDVSLSAYGNAGTGFDGAGVGPMLRLGTFNKLFNSAATQSSSIKNGSAYASTAKHELFFYYKPQYNYVGYDATVQGNIFGNSDDTGNTPQITGALNHLMFSNQLGGDYTYDRLTIDFSVIFHTKDVKTMVDAHQWGSIALLYHFN
- the gpmI gene encoding 2,3-bisphosphoglycerate-independent phosphoglycerate mutase, which produces MEQRKKVALLILDGWGYGREDKSNAIFNAKTPFFDHLLATYPHSKLEASGMAVGLPDGQMGNSEVGHMNLGAGRVVYQELGRIHKAVDDLELPKNKIIADAFTYAKQNNKDVHFIGLVSDGGVHAHTKHLRGLCDAAGEFGLQKVYIHAFLDGRDTDPNSGVGYISDLENYIANKPVQIASAIGRYYAMDRDNRWERVKLAYDLMVNAEGKNTADVVGAIKESYAEGVTDEFVKPIVKVDANGKPIAVIKDGDVVICFNFRTDRGREITVALTQKAFHEQNMVPLKLRYVTMTTYDETFKDVDVVFTKDDLVKTLGEVLQDAGKNQIRIAETEKYPHVTFFFSGGREKEFANEKRLLVPSPKVATYDLQPEMSAVAIRDAILPELEAEWPDFVCLNFANTDMVGHTGVFSAVVTAAETVDATTKAVVEIGLQHGYSFIIIADHGNADYMINDDGSPNTAHTTNLVPCIVIDNDVKEVKDGKLGDIAPTVLTILGVAIPPEMTGNVLV
- the lon gene encoding endopeptidase La is translated as MSYDPFDFKNALPVINEDSEFFPLMSTEDEEEMNNEEMPEVLAILPLRNTVLFPGVVIPITVGRDKSIKLVKEANRGSRIIGVVSQQDVGIEDPTFSQLNRVGTTALIVKMLQMPDGNTTVILQGKKRFTLQEEIQSEPYIKASIIPFEEVRPREDKEFKAMVSSVKDMAMNIIQLSPNIPTEAGIAIKNIESTSFLINFISSNMNADMEVKQRMLETVNLRDRARLVLEHLTTEIQMLELKNQIQSKVRVDLDKQQRDYFLNQQLKTIQEELGGNTPDLELDNLRERSKKKKWAKEVADHFSKELDKLARINPAAADYSVQINYLELLLDLPWNEYTKDNFDLKRAQKVLDKDHFGLDKVKQRIIEYLAVLKLKHNMKAPILCLVGPPGVGKTSLGKSIAKALGRRYVRMSLGGLRDEAEIRGHRKTYIGAMPGRVIQSVKKAGAANPVFILDEIDKVGADFRGDPSSALLEVLDPEQNSTFYDNYVEMDFDLSNVMFIATANSLSTIQPALLDRMEIIEVNGYTIEEKIEIAKQHLLPKQREAHGVTSKQISIKNDVMEKLIEDYTRESGVRALDKKVGSVVRGVAKSIALEEAYNTAVSKKDLETILGAPIYDKDIYENNNVAGVVTGLAWTQVGGDILFIEASLSPGKGRLTLTGSLGDVMKESATIALAYLRAHAAYFDINQKLFEQWDVHIHVPAGATPKDGPSAGVTMLTALTSAFTQRKVKPNLAMTGEITLRGRVLPVGGIKEKILAAKRADIKDIILCKSNKKDILEIKEHYIKDLQFHYVTEMREVIDLALLQEKVSDALELTIKEDTKPVLN